In Leptospira brenneri, a single genomic region encodes these proteins:
- the lpxD gene encoding UDP-3-O-(3-hydroxymyristoyl)glucosamine N-acyltransferase, giving the protein MKLKDLAEQLGVSFTGSGDLEINGIKDLEHHTPVDPASIYYVASKKYLAKHKKSSDVKIALTIESLASLFPNAIIVPEEGSKVKFIQVVSLFEKKPKQIPFISQKASIHPTAKLGKDVTIMDFAVIQENVVVGDRAVIYPNVVLEPNVEIGEETVLKSGVVVYYNCKLGKRNLIHANTVIGADGFGFYDYAGVRYKVPQIGNVVIGDEVEMGAHCTVDRAALESTTIGNFTKFDDHVHVGHNCRVGNYVYIAGATVLAGSVTIEDGCFLAGQSAVAEHLTMKKGSILMGLSGLTEDSKEKTAYFGIPARPALEMHRIHSSLPHLPEVVKDFSKRKKDGN; this is encoded by the coding sequence ATGAAACTAAAAGATTTGGCTGAACAATTAGGTGTAAGTTTCACTGGCTCTGGTGATTTAGAGATCAATGGTATTAAAGACTTGGAACATCACACTCCGGTAGATCCAGCCAGCATCTATTATGTTGCTTCTAAAAAATATTTAGCCAAACACAAGAAGTCTTCAGATGTGAAAATAGCACTTACGATTGAATCCTTAGCTTCTTTATTTCCTAATGCCATCATCGTCCCCGAAGAAGGATCAAAAGTAAAATTCATTCAAGTGGTTTCTTTGTTCGAAAAAAAACCAAAACAAATCCCTTTTATTTCTCAGAAAGCAAGTATCCATCCGACTGCTAAACTCGGAAAAGATGTAACCATCATGGATTTTGCCGTAATCCAGGAAAATGTGGTGGTGGGTGATCGGGCCGTGATTTATCCGAATGTTGTATTAGAACCAAATGTTGAAATTGGAGAAGAAACAGTTTTAAAATCAGGAGTCGTAGTCTATTACAACTGTAAGTTGGGGAAAAGAAACTTAATCCATGCGAATACTGTGATTGGTGCTGATGGATTTGGTTTTTATGATTATGCCGGTGTTCGTTATAAAGTTCCTCAAATTGGCAACGTAGTGATTGGAGATGAAGTGGAGATGGGCGCCCATTGTACGGTTGACCGCGCGGCTCTTGAATCCACCACCATTGGAAATTTTACAAAATTTGATGACCATGTACATGTCGGCCATAACTGCCGTGTTGGGAATTACGTATATATTGCTGGAGCTACTGTCCTTGCAGGTTCCGTGACCATTGAAGATGGATGTTTTCTTGCTGGACAATCTGCCGTTGCAGAACACCTAACAATGAAAAAAGGATCGATTCTGATGGGACTGTCCGGGCTCACGGAAGATTCTAAAGAAAAAACGGCTTATTTTGGAATCCCTGCAAGACCTGCTTTAGAGATGCATCGAATCCATAGTTCTTTACCACATTTACCTGAGGTAGTGAAAGACTTTTCCAAACGGAAAAAAGATGGAAATTGA
- a CDS encoding OmpA family protein, with the protein MCYFNSNKSFRLLLLTYTVQYFLLTTGLRAQEGVVFENPYKKTENSSEEKSLTIYFAKNSSKMSNADLARLQTAADFLNKNRNFEIEIHAHADEGKNASSDIEVSEKRSLEVERFLLIHFVESNQIRRLFFGNSKLQNKTKGHQTLNRRVEINIKPIQ; encoded by the coding sequence ATGTGCTACTTCAATTCAAACAAAAGTTTTCGATTGCTTTTGTTAACTTACACTGTTCAATATTTTTTATTAACAACTGGGTTAAGAGCACAAGAGGGAGTTGTCTTCGAAAATCCCTATAAAAAAACAGAGAACTCATCCGAAGAAAAATCACTTACAATTTATTTTGCAAAAAATTCCTCAAAGATGTCTAATGCAGATCTAGCACGTTTACAAACCGCAGCAGATTTTTTGAACAAAAATCGTAACTTTGAAATTGAGATACATGCCCACGCCGATGAAGGGAAAAATGCAAGCTCAGATATTGAAGTGAGTGAAAAAAGATCTCTAGAAGTGGAACGTTTTTTACTAATTCATTTTGTTGAATCAAACCAAATTCGCAGACTTTTTTTTGGTAACTCCAAATTACAAAACAAAACCAAAGGTCACCAAACGCTCAATCGGCGAGTGGAAATCAATATCAAACCAATTCAATAA
- a CDS encoding LIC_11366 family protein, whose amino-acid sequence MSRCIVTFLFLVFMISSIGFGPLNAEPSGIEVGMRYGAGERVPGRFDGDLKQFSSTFNPLIFSSVSLTGGKSTNLYEGFVRFLLDSRSRVGFVVGRNDWQILQLTEVTSDLYYTKLQSEIYSYHVLGMYYFTMPIYRNWEWENGLGVGFTSADWNIRGYSIGEPLPDTQYFNQRGRLRGSGLAYRMETAINRRLYEDTFLQIGLGYHHVAIDKFSGNYNGEMSSFYIRADGKVGVIDDTRIIDATVSTAQTFRRLDMNSGSWNLYFSVFQRFLD is encoded by the coding sequence ATGTCAAGATGTATTGTAACCTTTCTGTTTCTGGTTTTTATGATTTCCTCTATTGGCTTTGGCCCTTTGAATGCAGAACCCTCTGGGATCGAGGTGGGAATGCGATATGGTGCAGGAGAAAGAGTTCCTGGACGCTTTGACGGAGACCTAAAGCAGTTTTCATCCACCTTTAACCCTCTTATTTTTTCAAGTGTGAGTTTGACTGGAGGAAAATCGACGAACTTATACGAAGGTTTCGTGCGTTTTCTTTTGGATTCGCGCTCGAGAGTAGGTTTTGTGGTGGGGAGAAATGATTGGCAAATTCTTCAATTAACAGAAGTTACAAGTGATCTTTATTATACAAAACTCCAGTCAGAAATATATTCTTATCATGTGCTTGGAATGTATTATTTTACTATGCCAATCTACAGAAACTGGGAATGGGAAAATGGCCTAGGTGTTGGATTTACCTCTGCAGACTGGAACATCCGAGGTTACTCCATTGGAGAGCCCCTACCCGACACACAATACTTCAACCAAAGAGGAAGGCTCCGAGGGAGCGGACTTGCTTACCGTATGGAAACCGCCATCAATCGAAGGTTATACGAAGATACATTCCTTCAAATCGGACTTGGTTACCACCATGTAGCCATCGATAAATTTAGCGGTAACTATAATGGGGAAATGTCGAGTTTTTATATCCGAGCAGATGGAAAGGTTGGAGTCATCGATGATACAAGGATCATCGATGCAACTGTGAGCACTGCACAAACTTTCAGAAGATTGGATATGAATTCGGGATCATGGAATCTTTATTTTTCAGTGTTCCAGAGGTTTTTAGATTGA
- a CDS encoding arsenate reductase family protein gives MNLQIFGTKKCKDTKKAQLFFQERRVNFQFINLQEKEMSKGELRSILGSVRLDDLIDTESKVYEDKNLKYMLYDKEEALLTNPLLFKTPIVRDGKRATIGFVPEIWKQWILESKK, from the coding sequence ATGAACCTCCAAATCTTCGGAACTAAAAAATGTAAGGATACCAAGAAGGCACAGTTGTTCTTCCAAGAACGACGTGTGAATTTTCAGTTCATCAATCTCCAAGAAAAAGAAATGAGTAAAGGAGAACTCCGATCCATTTTAGGTAGTGTTCGTTTGGATGATTTGATTGATACAGAATCCAAAGTTTACGAAGATAAAAATCTAAAATACATGTTATACGATAAAGAAGAGGCGTTACTCACAAATCCCCTTCTTTTCAAAACACCCATTGTTAGAGATGGCAAACGCGCTACAATCGGATTTGTCCCTGAAATCTGGAAGCAGTGGATCTTAGAGTCTAAAAAATAA
- a CDS encoding glycosyltransferase family 2 protein, producing the protein MSKVLCIIPARDEEEGIERALSGLILNSGLPKSNFIVVNNASKDQTPAIVKKMGIQSLDCPKIGYGNACLVALDWIKKSDLKPDYIMFCDADGSDDPLDIRKLIQVIEDSGADLVIGSRTIGIVEKGALSPIQIFGNALTCFLILIFFRRKFTDMGPLRILKYSSLLRLQMADPTWGWNIEMHIKALKQKMDIREISVNYRKRFAGVSKISGTISMSLRVGIKILYTFFRLLISPVHET; encoded by the coding sequence GTGAGTAAAGTTCTTTGTATCATTCCGGCGAGAGACGAGGAAGAAGGCATTGAACGTGCTTTGAGTGGCCTTATATTAAACTCTGGATTACCAAAGTCTAATTTTATTGTCGTGAACAATGCATCCAAGGACCAAACGCCTGCCATTGTTAAGAAGATGGGAATCCAATCTTTGGATTGTCCAAAGATTGGTTATGGAAATGCATGCCTTGTGGCATTAGACTGGATTAAAAAATCAGATTTAAAGCCAGACTATATAATGTTTTGCGACGCTGATGGTTCTGACGATCCATTAGACATTAGAAAATTGATTCAAGTGATTGAAGATAGTGGTGCTGATTTAGTGATTGGGTCAAGAACTATCGGAATTGTTGAAAAAGGGGCTCTCTCTCCAATTCAAATCTTCGGAAATGCACTGACATGTTTTTTAATTCTAATTTTTTTCCGACGTAAGTTTACTGATATGGGTCCACTTAGGATTTTAAAATATTCATCTCTCCTCAGATTACAGATGGCGGATCCCACTTGGGGATGGAATATTGAAATGCATATAAAAGCTCTAAAGCAGAAAATGGATATAAGAGAAATATCTGTGAACTATCGGAAAAGATTTGCGGGTGTTTCCAAAATTTCTGGAACCATTTCAATGTCCTTACGTGTTGGGATCAAAATTTTATATACTTTCTTTCGGCTATTAATCTCCCCAGTTCATGAAACGTAA
- a CDS encoding TIGR04282 family arsenosugar biosynthesis glycosyltransferase, giving the protein MGSNKLIIFAKQPELGKVKTRLSVSIGEENTLKIYFELLMITKAVTSSLDVEKIVYWDRLTEVSKFEFGSEFKRQVQAVGDLGKKMEVAFHNELQEGTGKVLIIGTDCPFVTKEILLDAYQRLDNSDFVIGPAKDGGYYLLGMKKFSPFVFQSIPWSTSEVLSLTMTSIEKNNQTFSLLAELCDIDDLDDLKVWKGSDY; this is encoded by the coding sequence ATGGGTTCAAACAAATTAATTATCTTCGCAAAACAACCTGAATTAGGGAAAGTCAAAACTCGCCTTTCTGTTAGTATTGGAGAAGAAAATACATTAAAGATTTATTTTGAGTTACTTATGATTACTAAAGCAGTCACCTCTTCGTTAGATGTTGAAAAAATTGTTTATTGGGATCGTTTAACCGAAGTTTCAAAGTTTGAATTTGGTTCTGAATTTAAGAGACAGGTTCAGGCAGTGGGTGATCTGGGAAAAAAGATGGAAGTCGCTTTTCATAATGAATTACAAGAAGGAACTGGAAAAGTTCTTATCATTGGAACTGATTGCCCGTTTGTAACGAAAGAGATTTTGTTAGACGCTTATCAAAGGTTAGATAACTCTGATTTTGTCATTGGCCCTGCGAAAGATGGCGGTTACTATTTGCTTGGAATGAAAAAATTTTCACCTTTCGTTTTCCAGTCCATCCCATGGAGTACTTCTGAGGTTCTTTCATTGACGATGACTTCCATCGAAAAGAACAATCAAACTTTTTCTCTTCTGGCGGAGCTTTGTGATATCGATGATCTGGATGATTTAAAGGTCTGGAAAGGATCCGATTATTGA
- a CDS encoding multiheme c-type cytochrome, producing MKKNIYISFFTLIVLGAGTYLYINQREVSIEQVFPGKVWAKPIENLPDLKGVGAPTAKNCGNCHTEIYEEWTRSTHANALTDIQFQSELAKPSSPKWICLNCHIPVQNQRETIITGLKNGDYFRPVEIPNPNFNPEMKAEGVTCATCHVRVDSKTNESYVIGGTGGTSPPHPLKIDRDQLMKRCYDCHNETYTLNESLVCSFQTGAELHATKSNQTCSSCHQPEVRRSFVKSSLGKPVRTSHKHGFIGGGVPKRFDLYPDQIRLGYKPGIVLSGIKVSDGSIEIQIKNVNADHHVTTGDPERFYKLRLDGLDSKGNSIFQTETTIGQEWSWSPAAKKVNDTRIPSGETFLWKLKQTDLPVASYVFQAIHVRLKNNTSNYMIQSSGYVSSPYKEQVESMKDLYPHSSVVIESIYQLKTKSRKDTSLSELFKRNAERKGE from the coding sequence TTGAAAAAAAACATATATATATCTTTTTTTACACTGATTGTTTTGGGCGCTGGAACTTATCTTTATATCAACCAAAGAGAAGTCTCCATTGAACAAGTGTTCCCTGGTAAGGTTTGGGCTAAACCTATTGAGAATTTACCAGACCTAAAGGGCGTTGGTGCACCCACTGCAAAAAATTGTGGGAATTGCCATACCGAAATTTATGAGGAGTGGACTCGCTCCACTCATGCTAATGCACTTACCGATATCCAATTTCAGTCTGAGTTGGCAAAACCAAGTTCTCCTAAATGGATTTGTTTGAACTGCCATATTCCTGTTCAAAATCAAAGAGAAACCATCATCACTGGGCTAAAAAATGGGGATTATTTCCGACCCGTTGAGATCCCAAACCCAAATTTTAATCCTGAAATGAAGGCGGAAGGTGTGACTTGTGCTACTTGTCATGTAAGAGTTGATTCAAAAACTAATGAAAGTTATGTGATAGGTGGAACGGGTGGGACTTCTCCCCCTCATCCACTAAAAATTGACCGCGATCAGTTGATGAAACGTTGTTATGATTGCCATAACGAAACTTATACTTTAAATGAATCACTGGTTTGTTCTTTCCAAACTGGGGCAGAGTTACATGCAACTAAATCAAATCAAACTTGTTCATCCTGTCACCAACCGGAAGTTCGCCGGTCCTTTGTGAAGTCATCTCTCGGCAAACCAGTAAGGACTTCACATAAACATGGATTTATTGGTGGTGGTGTTCCCAAAAGATTCGATTTATATCCTGATCAAATTAGATTAGGGTATAAACCTGGTATTGTTCTTTCTGGTATCAAGGTAAGCGATGGATCAATCGAAATACAGATAAAAAATGTTAATGCTGACCATCACGTCACCACTGGCGATCCAGAAAGATTTTACAAATTGAGGTTAGATGGTTTGGATTCCAAAGGAAATTCGATTTTCCAAACAGAAACTACTATTGGCCAAGAATGGTCTTGGTCACCGGCTGCAAAAAAAGTAAATGATACACGGATTCCATCAGGGGAGACTTTTCTTTGGAAGTTGAAACAAACAGATCTTCCTGTCGCTTCTTATGTTTTTCAGGCCATTCATGTACGATTGAAAAATAATACTTCTAATTATATGATTCAATCCTCTGGTTATGTTTCGTCTCCTTATAAGGAGCAGGTAGAAAGTATGAAAGATTTATACCCGCATAGTTCTGTGGTGATTGAATCAATTTACCAGTTAAAAACAAAATCTAGAAAAGACACTTCTCTCAGCGAATTATTTAAAAGGAATGCAGAACGTAAAGGTGAGTAA
- a CDS encoding sulfurtransferase, whose translation MKVLHSYGIYLFFFSLIFAFFGEQNAGPSVPVTKQVESPWFLGAELALSLPKYKILDTRSSISRLKNKIPGAAVISWEDLARTDAPHKGELLELKLVRKTINDLGLKQDENILVLGDGESGWGEEGRIVWSLREVGFKQVYWIDGGYPAYEKQIRKKINPKTENISSNSNLKVTKDLISAAVFKDDILKGLSTKKYQILDTREPREFSGATPYGESRGGHIPGAKSFFYQELFDAKGNVKSKAEVELYLKGLGIQKEKPIAAYCTGGVRSAFVVGILRTYGYNAYNYAGSMWEWSSDPKLPLETGN comes from the coding sequence GTGAAAGTACTACACAGTTACGGAATCTATCTATTTTTTTTCTCTCTTATCTTTGCATTTTTTGGGGAACAAAATGCTGGGCCTTCTGTTCCAGTAACCAAACAAGTGGAATCCCCTTGGTTTCTGGGTGCAGAATTAGCACTATCACTTCCGAAATACAAAATCCTCGACACTCGCTCCTCGATTTCTCGGTTGAAAAACAAAATACCAGGAGCTGCGGTCATTTCATGGGAAGATCTAGCGCGTACGGATGCTCCCCATAAAGGAGAGTTGTTAGAACTCAAACTAGTCCGTAAAACAATAAACGATTTAGGTCTTAAACAAGATGAAAATATACTAGTGTTAGGTGATGGTGAATCTGGTTGGGGAGAGGAAGGGCGAATTGTTTGGAGTTTACGAGAGGTCGGATTCAAACAAGTTTATTGGATTGATGGTGGATACCCGGCTTACGAGAAACAGATCCGAAAAAAAATAAATCCTAAAACTGAAAACATATCTTCTAATTCTAACCTTAAGGTAACAAAAGACTTAATATCAGCTGCTGTCTTCAAAGATGATATTTTAAAAGGTTTGTCCACTAAGAAATACCAAATTCTAGATACAAGAGAACCAAGAGAATTTTCGGGAGCTACACCTTACGGCGAATCTAGAGGAGGGCATATACCAGGTGCTAAGTCCTTTTTCTACCAAGAATTATTTGATGCAAAAGGGAACGTAAAATCAAAGGCTGAGGTTGAACTTTATTTGAAAGGTCTAGGCATTCAAAAAGAAAAACCGATTGCAGCATACTGTACGGGAGGTGTTCGTTCTGCTTTTGTGGTTGGAATCCTTCGTACTTATGGGTATAATGCTTATAACTATGCGGGTTCTATGTGGGAATGGTCGTCTGATCCTAAACTACCGTTGGAAACTGGAAATTGA